A window from Centropristis striata isolate RG_2023a ecotype Rhode Island chromosome 4, C.striata_1.0, whole genome shotgun sequence encodes these proteins:
- the LOC131969507 gene encoding T-cell surface glycoprotein CD3 epsilon chain-like → MNIMGIQATLAVLLFVATVTAGEGGVSFWGKKFKMTCPEEGVWFKKGVEVNKTHDSRSQTYELDYDGKNKGLYRCEYLPSDTSDKPQKYHFYVKGKVCAKCFELDGKLFLLVIIVDVLGTVAVMLLICMCTRKKGSAGLSHASTAPARSGGRGPPVPSPDYEQLNLHTRSQDPYSVVNRMG, encoded by the exons atgaacatcatgggTATTCAGGCCACGCTCGCCGTCCTCCTGTTCGTAGCTACTGTGACGGCTGGTGAAG GAGGAGTAAgcttctggggaaaaaaattcaaaatgacttGTCCAGAAGAAGGGGTCTGGTTCAAAAAAGGAGTAGAAGTAAACAAGACTCATGACTCTAGAAGTCAGACTTATGAACTTGATTATGATGGCAAAAACAAAGGTTTATACCGCTGTGAATACCTACCATCAGACACATCAGACAAACCACAAAAATATCATTTCTATGTGAAAGGAAAAG TGTGTGCAAAGTGTTTTGAGCTGGACGGGAAGTTGTTCTTACTGGTCATTATTGTGGATGTGCTGGGGACAGTAGCTGTGATGTTGTTGATCTGCATGTGCACCAGGAAGAAAGGCTCAGCTGGACTCTCTCATGCTTCCACAG CACCCGCTCGCTCGGGAGGCCGAGGTCCACCTGTTCCATCTCCTGACTATGAG CAACTGAACCTTCACACTCGCTCGCAGGATCCTTACTCTGTGGTGAACAGGATGGGATAG